One stretch of Anaerobranca californiensis DSM 14826 DNA includes these proteins:
- a CDS encoding transposase: MSKRRTFTEEFKTMIAELVASGQSVKEVSREYSLSETAVRNWSKKKAPIKTEEGTISLEEINRIRKENARLKEENEILKKAMAIFTKKQIQI, from the coding sequence ATGTCTAAAAGAAGAACTTTTACAGAGGAATTTAAAACAATGATTGCGGAGCTAGTAGCATCTGGACAATCAGTCAAAGAAGTATCACGTGAATATAGCCTAAGTGAAACAGCAGTACGTAATTGGTCTAAAAAGAAGGCCCCAATTAAAACAGAAGAGGGGACAATAAGCCTTGAGGAAATTAATAGAATCAGAAAAGAAAATGCTAGACTCAAGGAGGAAAATGAGATATTAAAAAAGGCTATGGCTATATTCACGAAGAAGCAAATCCAGATATAA